One Mycolicibacter sp. MU0083 DNA window includes the following coding sequences:
- the mftD gene encoding pre-mycofactocin synthase MftD (MftD, an enzyme found in the mycofactocin biosynthesis locus, performs an oxidative deamination of 3-amino-5-[(p-hydroxyphenyl)methyl]-4,4-dimethyl-2-pyrrolidinone (AHDP). The resulting compound, now called pre-mycofactocin (PMFT), is a biologically active redox cofactor that can oxidize the non-exchangeable NADH of TIGR03971 family SDR-type oxidoreductases.) — translation MARDVWFETVAIAQERAKKRLPKSAYSSLISASEKGLTVSDNVAAFSELGFAPHVVGAPANREMATTVMGQDISMPVMISPTGVQAVDPDGEVAVARAAAARGTAMGLSSFASKPMEEVIAANPKTFFQIYWLGGRDAIAERVERARAAGAVGMIATTDWSFSHGRDWGSPTIPEKMDIKTMVKMMPEALARPGWLLRWAKTMRPPTLRVPNQAGRGDAGPPFFQAYGEWMGTPPPTWEDIAWLRELWGGPFMLKGVMRVDDAKRAVDAGVSAISVSNHGGNNLDGTPAAIRALPAIAGAVGDQIEVLLDGGIRRGSDVVKAVALGARAVMIGRAYLWGLAAAGQPGVENVLDILRGGIDSALMGLGRSSVHDLSPADILIPAGFTRTLGVPAAEVG, via the coding sequence ATGGCTCGTGATGTCTGGTTCGAAACCGTCGCTATCGCCCAGGAGCGGGCCAAGAAGCGACTGCCGAAGTCGGCGTACTCGTCGCTGATCTCGGCCAGTGAGAAGGGCCTGACGGTCAGCGACAACGTGGCGGCCTTCAGCGAGCTCGGCTTCGCGCCCCACGTGGTGGGTGCGCCCGCCAATCGCGAGATGGCGACGACCGTTATGGGGCAAGACATCTCGATGCCGGTGATGATCTCGCCGACCGGCGTGCAGGCGGTCGACCCGGACGGTGAAGTGGCGGTCGCGCGGGCGGCTGCAGCCCGCGGCACCGCGATGGGGCTGTCGTCGTTCGCCAGCAAGCCGATGGAAGAGGTGATCGCCGCCAACCCGAAGACGTTCTTCCAGATCTACTGGCTGGGCGGGCGTGACGCCATCGCCGAGCGGGTGGAGCGTGCCCGGGCCGCCGGCGCGGTGGGCATGATCGCCACCACCGACTGGAGCTTCTCGCACGGGAGGGACTGGGGTAGCCCCACCATCCCGGAGAAGATGGACATCAAGACCATGGTCAAGATGATGCCGGAGGCGCTGGCCCGGCCCGGCTGGCTGCTGCGGTGGGCCAAGACCATGCGGCCGCCGACCCTTCGCGTGCCCAACCAGGCCGGTCGCGGCGACGCCGGGCCGCCGTTCTTCCAGGCCTACGGGGAGTGGATGGGCACTCCGCCGCCCACCTGGGAAGACATCGCCTGGCTGCGGGAGCTGTGGGGCGGGCCGTTCATGCTCAAGGGCGTGATGCGGGTCGACGACGCGAAACGCGCTGTGGACGCCGGTGTTTCGGCCATCTCGGTCTCCAACCACGGCGGCAACAACCTGGACGGCACGCCCGCGGCGATCCGCGCGCTGCCGGCCATCGCCGGTGCGGTCGGCGACCAGATCGAGGTTTTGCTGGACGGTGGCATCCGGCGTGGCAGCGACGTCGTCAAAGCCGTGGCGCTCGGCGCCCGCGCGGTGATGATCGGCCGCGCCTACCTCTGGGGGCTCGCGGCCGCCGGGCAGCCCGGCGTGGAGAACGTCCTGGACATCCTGCGGGGTGGCATCGACTCCGCACTGATGGGTCTGGGCCGGTCCTCGGTACACGACCTGTCGCCGGCGGACATCCTCATTCCGGCCGGCTTCACCCGAACACTCGGGGTGCCCGCGGCCGAGGTGGGGTAG
- the mftC gene encoding mycofactocin radical SAM maturase (MftC is a radical SAM/SPASM enzyme that catalyzes the first two steps in biosynthesis of the electron carrier mycofactocin from the terminal Val-Tyr dipeptide of the precursor peptide MftA.): MTSVAPVPRLIEQFEHGLDAPICLTWELTYACNLACVHCLSSSGKRDPRELSTQQCKDIIDELERMQVFYVNIGGGEPTVRSDFWELVDYATEHHVGVKFSTNGLRITPEVAAKLAASDYVDVQISLDGATAEVNDPIRGPGSFDMAIRALENLAAAGFSDAKISVVATRHNIDQLDDFAALAARYGATLRITRLRPSGRGADVWDDLHPTAEQQVQLYNWLVANGERVLTGDSFFHLSGLGAPGALAGLNMCGAGRVVCLIDPIGDVYACPFAIHDRFLAGNVLADGGFDNVWKNAPLFVELREPQSAGACGGCEHYDSCRGGCMAAKFFTGLPLDGPDPECVQGYGAPALAGDRSKPRPAADHSRGKPIVTPVPLTLSKRPPARLCNESPI, encoded by the coding sequence ATGACATCCGTGGCACCGGTGCCCCGGCTGATCGAACAATTCGAGCACGGGCTCGACGCGCCGATCTGTTTGACGTGGGAGCTGACCTACGCGTGCAACCTGGCGTGCGTGCACTGCCTGTCCTCGTCCGGCAAACGTGACCCGCGCGAACTGTCGACGCAGCAGTGCAAGGACATCATCGACGAGCTGGAACGCATGCAGGTGTTCTACGTCAACATCGGTGGCGGGGAACCCACTGTGCGCTCCGACTTCTGGGAACTGGTGGACTACGCCACCGAACACCACGTCGGAGTGAAGTTCTCCACCAACGGGCTGCGGATCACCCCCGAGGTGGCGGCCAAGCTTGCGGCCAGCGACTACGTCGACGTGCAGATCTCCCTGGACGGCGCGACGGCCGAGGTCAACGACCCGATCCGCGGGCCCGGCTCGTTCGACATGGCCATCCGCGCGTTGGAGAACCTGGCCGCCGCCGGCTTCTCCGACGCCAAGATCTCGGTGGTCGCCACCCGTCACAACATCGACCAGCTCGATGACTTCGCGGCGCTGGCCGCCAGATACGGTGCCACGCTGCGGATCACCCGACTGCGGCCGTCGGGGCGCGGCGCCGACGTGTGGGACGACCTGCACCCGACCGCCGAGCAGCAGGTACAGCTCTACAACTGGCTGGTCGCCAACGGCGAGCGCGTCCTGACCGGCGACTCGTTCTTCCACCTGTCCGGTCTGGGTGCGCCCGGGGCGCTCGCCGGGCTGAACATGTGCGGGGCCGGCCGGGTGGTGTGCCTCATCGACCCCATCGGCGACGTCTACGCCTGCCCGTTCGCGATCCACGACCGATTCCTGGCCGGAAACGTGCTGGCCGACGGCGGATTCGACAACGTGTGGAAGAACGCCCCGCTCTTCGTCGAACTGCGTGAGCCGCAGTCCGCCGGTGCCTGCGGGGGCTGCGAACATTATGACAGCTGCCGGGGTGGCTGCATGGCGGCGAAGTTCTTCACCGGCCTGCCGCTCGATGGTCCCGACCCGGAGTGCGTCCAGGGCTACGGTGCGCCCGCGCTGGCCGGCGACCGCAGCAAGCCCCGTCCCGCCGCGGACCACTCCCGCGGAAAGCCGATCGTCACCCCGGTGCCGTTGACGCTGTCCAAGCGTCCGCCGGCCCGCCTCTGCAACGAAAGTCCCATCTGA
- the mftB gene encoding mycofactocin biosynthesis chaperone MftB (MftB, a small protein, is a peptide chaperone that assists the radical SAM enzyme MftC in performing two modifications to the C-terminal Val-Tyr dipeptide of the mycofactocin precursor peptide, MftA. MftB's role is analogous to the role of PqqD in the biosynthesis of PQQ, a cofactor that derives entirely from a Tyr and a Glu in the precursor PqqA.), with product MSEVAVESESAVFDPDRGWELHPQVALRPEPFGALLYHFGTRKLSFLKNRTIVEVVRSLGDFDDVRSACRAAGVDDADQGPYLHALGVLAESKMLMPREGQ from the coding sequence GTGTCGGAGGTCGCCGTGGAGTCGGAGTCCGCTGTGTTCGACCCCGACCGCGGCTGGGAGTTGCACCCGCAGGTAGCGCTCCGCCCGGAGCCGTTCGGTGCGCTGTTGTACCACTTCGGCACCCGCAAACTGTCGTTCCTGAAGAACCGCACCATCGTCGAGGTGGTGCGGTCTTTGGGTGACTTCGACGACGTCCGATCCGCCTGCCGTGCAGCCGGAGTCGACGACGCCGATCAGGGGCCGTACCTGCACGCCCTCGGCGTGCTGGCCGAATCGAAGATGCTGATGCCCAGGGAGGGCCAATGA
- the mftA gene encoding mycofactocin precursor MftA (Mycofactocin is a small molecule electron carrier derived from the final two amino acids, Val-Tyr, of MftA, the mycofactocin precursor. It plays a role in redox homeostasis and the metabolism of alcohols and aldehydes in Actinobacteria, including Mycobacterium tuberculosis.), which produces MDQNQQNETAAEIATETLVEEVSIDGMCGVY; this is translated from the coding sequence ATGGACCAGAACCAGCAGAACGAGACCGCCGCCGAGATCGCCACCGAGACCCTGGTCGAAGAGGTGTCCATCGACGGCATGTGCGGCGTCTACTGA
- the mftR gene encoding mycofactocin system transcriptional regulator (MftR, the mycofactocin system transcriptional regulator, is an uncharacterized TetR family DNA-binding transcription factor. Its role is inferred by context. It occurs as part of the biosynthesis locus for mycofactocin, a partially characterized electron carrier derived from the terminal Val-Tyr dipeptide of the precursor peptide MftA, through a radical SAM enzyme-mediated process.) — MGGTPDPHPRAGRRRSTTPQQITDVAIDLFTARGFGEVSVDDVAQAAGIGRRTLFRYYASKNAIPWGDFDAHLQQLRNLLDGISPDAPLGDALRAALLAFNTFDEGETARHRRRMRVILQTDELQAYSMTMYAGWRSVIAEYVARRSGVGPADLRPQTVAWMMLGVALSAYERWLTDESLVLPQVLGEAFDAIRGGLD; from the coding sequence ATGGGCGGTACGCCGGATCCGCATCCGCGCGCCGGCCGGCGTCGTTCCACCACCCCACAGCAGATCACCGACGTGGCAATCGACCTGTTCACCGCACGGGGGTTCGGCGAGGTCAGCGTCGACGACGTCGCACAGGCCGCCGGGATCGGGCGCCGCACGCTGTTCCGCTACTACGCGTCGAAGAACGCCATCCCCTGGGGCGATTTCGACGCGCATCTGCAGCAGTTGCGAAACCTGCTGGACGGCATCTCCCCCGATGCCCCGCTCGGCGATGCGCTTCGCGCCGCGCTGTTGGCGTTCAACACCTTCGACGAGGGCGAGACCGCCCGGCATCGTCGGCGGATGCGGGTGATCCTGCAGACCGACGAACTGCAGGCGTATTCGATGACGATGTACGCCGGCTGGCGCAGCGTCATCGCCGAGTACGTGGCGCGCCGGTCGGGGGTGGGCCCGGCCGACCTGCGACCGCAGACGGTGGCGTGGATGATGCTGGGCGTGGCGCTCAGCGCCTACGAACGCTGGTTGACCGACGAATCACTGGTGTTGCCCCAGGTGCTGGGCGAGGCCTTCGACGCCATCCGCGGCGGCCTGGACTAG
- a CDS encoding TIGR03857 family LLM class F420-dependent oxidoreductase encodes MELRLQARGLGMTERVLDELGYYLLAGAGGEGPASLMDEARRGEELGFGTAFISERWNVKEASSLVGAACAVTNRMQIATAATNHNTRHPLITASWATTMHRLSGGRFTLGIGRGVAAMYAAFGIPSVTTAQMADFAQVMRRLWNGEVIFNHDGPIGRYQVLFLDPEFREDIRLALVAFGPKTLELGGTLFDDVILHTYFTPETLARSVKTVKDAAERAGRDPASVRVWSCFATVGDHLPEELRLKKTVARLATYLQGYGDLLVRTNDWDPAVLQRFREDPVVTSIAGGIDHKATAEQIEHIATLLPDEWLEPAATGPAPRCAERIRAEFDYGADAVIMHGATPDELEPVVAAYRALTG; translated from the coding sequence ATGGAATTGCGGCTACAAGCAAGGGGTCTGGGCATGACCGAACGGGTACTCGACGAACTGGGCTACTACCTGCTGGCCGGTGCCGGCGGCGAGGGACCGGCGTCGCTGATGGACGAGGCCCGCCGCGGCGAGGAACTGGGGTTCGGCACCGCGTTCATCTCCGAGCGCTGGAACGTCAAGGAGGCGTCCTCGCTGGTCGGGGCGGCATGCGCGGTCACCAACCGGATGCAGATCGCCACCGCGGCAACCAATCACAACACCCGACACCCGTTGATCACCGCATCCTGGGCGACCACCATGCACCGGCTCTCCGGCGGGCGTTTCACCCTGGGTATCGGCCGGGGGGTCGCCGCGATGTATGCCGCGTTCGGGATCCCGAGCGTCACCACCGCACAGATGGCGGACTTCGCCCAGGTGATGCGCCGCCTCTGGAACGGCGAAGTGATCTTCAACCACGACGGCCCGATCGGGCGTTACCAGGTGCTGTTCCTGGACCCGGAATTCCGTGAAGACATCCGCCTGGCGCTGGTGGCGTTCGGGCCTAAAACCCTGGAGCTGGGCGGGACGCTGTTCGACGACGTCATCCTGCACACCTACTTCACCCCGGAGACCCTGGCGCGCAGTGTGAAAACGGTCAAGGACGCCGCCGAGCGCGCCGGCCGTGACCCGGCGAGCGTGCGGGTCTGGTCGTGTTTCGCCACCGTCGGCGATCACCTGCCCGAAGAGCTGCGGCTGAAGAAGACCGTCGCGCGGCTGGCCACCTACCTACAGGGCTACGGGGATCTGCTGGTGCGCACCAACGACTGGGATCCGGCTGTGCTGCAACGCTTCCGGGAAGACCCGGTGGTCACCTCCATCGCGGGCGGCATCGACCACAAGGCCACCGCCGAGCAGATCGAGCACATCGCGACGTTGCTGCCCGACGAATGGCTGGAACCGGCGGCCACCGGCCCGGCGCCGCGCTGTGCCGAGCGGATCCGCGCCGAGTTCGATTACGGCGCCGACGCGGTGATCATGCACGGCGCCACACCGGACGAGCTGGAGCCGGTGGTGGCCGCCTACCGGGCACTCACGGGCTAG
- a CDS encoding nuclear transport factor 2 family protein, with protein MSARTRTAREVVELYNLVVWNERDFALAEELIGDTVIRHEVGDAHTLTHDEAVARVIDHWKLFDTLRFDLNLVVAGDDGEHVAIVYQSPMTLTDGTELTIASMEIFRVIEGKITEVWNCGYKQGVWA; from the coding sequence ATGAGTGCACGCACCCGCACCGCCCGCGAGGTGGTCGAGTTGTACAACCTCGTGGTGTGGAACGAACGCGACTTCGCCCTCGCAGAGGAGCTGATCGGCGACACGGTGATCCGCCACGAGGTCGGCGACGCGCACACCCTCACCCACGACGAGGCCGTCGCACGGGTGATCGACCACTGGAAGCTGTTCGACACCCTGCGCTTCGACCTCAACCTGGTGGTGGCCGGCGACGACGGCGAACATGTCGCGATCGTCTACCAGTCGCCGATGACCCTGACCGACGGCACCGAACTGACCATCGCCAGCATGGAGATATTCCGCGTGATAGAAGGCAAGATCACCGAAGTATGGAATTGCGGCTACAAGCAAGGGGTCTGGGCATGA
- a CDS encoding phosphotransferase — translation MTVDSVGIPAGITGVTPQWLTSALRASGTVADTAVVTGVGAERIAEDSGFSSLLYRLRITGSAGLPPTAIVKLPAESEARGAMEMLSGYRRETAFYQTVAGRAPLATPQVYAAVTADADFVLVLEDLAHWHNADHLAGLTMPQARLAIGALAGLHAWSVTGADPGTLEAFPSLDTPVVRDVLVAAFGIGWQMYRDKSTAAVPAGVARFAERYSELAPQALAALSERRMLIHGDIRADNMFFLGDELKVVDFQFASRGAGIADIGYLVSQGLPTPVRRGHDEELVGDYLAQLAAHGVTDYGFDEAWRHYRLSVGYLLLLPVLALIGWDTLPQRSRDLCLTLIDRAVATIDDVDAVEAFG, via the coding sequence ATGACGGTCGATTCGGTGGGGATTCCCGCCGGGATAACCGGGGTGACACCGCAGTGGCTGACGAGTGCACTGCGCGCAAGCGGCACCGTCGCCGATACCGCGGTCGTCACCGGCGTCGGCGCCGAGCGGATCGCCGAGGACTCCGGCTTCTCCTCCTTGCTGTACCGACTGCGCATCACCGGCAGCGCGGGCCTGCCGCCCACGGCGATCGTCAAACTGCCCGCCGAGTCCGAGGCGCGGGGCGCCATGGAAATGTTGAGCGGCTACCGGCGCGAAACGGCCTTTTACCAAACGGTCGCCGGCCGCGCGCCGCTGGCCACGCCGCAGGTCTACGCCGCCGTGACAGCCGACGCAGACTTCGTGCTGGTGCTCGAAGACCTGGCGCACTGGCACAACGCCGACCATCTGGCCGGGCTGACGATGCCGCAGGCCCGGCTGGCGATCGGCGCACTGGCCGGCCTGCACGCCTGGTCGGTCACCGGCGCCGACCCCGGCACGCTCGAGGCCTTCCCCAGCCTCGATACGCCGGTGGTTCGCGACGTGCTGGTGGCGGCCTTCGGGATCGGATGGCAGATGTATCGCGACAAGTCCACGGCCGCGGTCCCGGCGGGGGTGGCGCGCTTCGCCGAGCGTTACAGCGAACTCGCCCCGCAGGCGCTGGCGGCGCTGAGCGAACGCCGGATGCTGATCCACGGCGACATCCGCGCCGACAACATGTTCTTCCTCGGTGACGAGCTCAAGGTCGTCGACTTCCAGTTCGCCTCGCGCGGAGCCGGTATCGCCGACATCGGCTACCTGGTCAGCCAAGGACTGCCCACGCCCGTGCGCCGCGGCCACGACGAGGAACTGGTCGGCGACTATCTGGCGCAGCTGGCCGCACACGGCGTCACCGACTACGGCTTCGACGAAGCATGGCGCCACTACCGACTGTCCGTCGGCTACCTGCTGCTGTTACCCGTACTGGCGTTGATCGGCTGGGACACGCTGCCGCAACGCTCCCGCGACCTGTGCCTGACATTGATCGACCGGGCGGTCGCGACGATCGACGACGTCGACGCGGTGGAGGCCTTCGGATGA
- a CDS encoding alpha/beta hydrolase family protein, producing MTTQRGRQIIRGLGGILPRSLEALRSAAEWSAMSPRGVRQLGEVVADEFTLTAMTLLAPVPVLARPLSDCAAAAEELAALGIDGAHGEPDPLQEKSIRWHRFGRLRYQRVTFEHDPKLPPSLQAERLGGPAQAAVHLYRHHDDIPRPWLVWVHGAGQGGGSDLLVARVQRLHRLGFNVALPIQPGHGVRRHAWPAYPGHDPLANVAGMMRAVSEVRAVVRWLTPQATSLAVAGISLGSPVAALVSHLERSVDAVAVYTPIAGLNSMVGDHLWRWGAAGETVGEALRSPTAAALMSVVDLLAAVPAPPPERRLIVAARHDRMAYPQTAEALQQRWGGRLYWHDGGHVGHIFSRQVQMQTERFLVESIGGRR from the coding sequence ATGACGACGCAACGAGGGCGCCAGATCATCCGCGGGCTGGGCGGGATACTGCCCCGATCGCTGGAGGCGCTGCGGTCGGCTGCGGAATGGTCGGCGATGTCGCCACGCGGGGTACGGCAACTCGGCGAGGTCGTCGCCGACGAATTCACGCTGACCGCCATGACACTGCTGGCTCCGGTGCCCGTCCTGGCCCGGCCGCTCAGCGACTGTGCGGCGGCCGCCGAGGAACTGGCCGCACTGGGTATCGACGGCGCGCACGGTGAGCCGGATCCGTTGCAGGAGAAGTCGATCCGATGGCATCGGTTCGGCCGGCTGCGCTACCAACGAGTGACCTTCGAACACGACCCGAAGTTGCCGCCGTCGTTGCAGGCCGAACGGCTCGGCGGGCCGGCGCAGGCAGCCGTTCACCTGTATCGCCACCACGACGACATCCCGCGGCCCTGGCTGGTGTGGGTGCACGGGGCCGGGCAGGGCGGCGGATCGGATCTGCTGGTGGCGCGGGTGCAGCGACTGCACCGGCTGGGCTTCAACGTGGCGCTGCCGATCCAGCCCGGCCACGGGGTCCGTCGCCATGCCTGGCCGGCCTACCCGGGCCACGACCCGCTCGCCAACGTCGCCGGCATGATGCGGGCCGTCTCCGAAGTGCGGGCGGTGGTCCGGTGGTTGACTCCGCAGGCCACTTCACTTGCGGTGGCGGGCATCTCACTGGGCAGTCCGGTGGCCGCCCTGGTGTCGCACCTGGAGCGCAGCGTCGATGCGGTGGCGGTCTATACCCCGATCGCCGGGCTCAACTCGATGGTGGGGGACCACCTGTGGCGCTGGGGCGCCGCGGGTGAGACCGTCGGCGAAGCCCTGCGATCGCCCACCGCCGCGGCGCTGATGTCGGTGGTCGACCTGCTGGCCGCCGTGCCGGCGCCGCCGCCCGAACGCCGGCTGATCGTGGCGGCACGTCACGACCGGATGGCCTATCCGCAGACCGCGGAGGCACTGCAGCAGCGCTGGGGCGGCCGACTCTACTGGCACGACGGCGGCCATGTGGGACACATCTTCTCGAGGCAGGTGCAGATGCAGACGGAACGATTCCTCGTGGAGTCGATCGGAGGCAGACGATGA
- a CDS encoding flavin-containing monooxygenase, which produces MTETLDAVIVGAGFSGLYALHYLRERGLSVRVVEAAGDVGGTWLANRYPGARCDIESIEYSYSFSEEIQQEWCWTETMPAQPEILAYLRFVAERLDLRRGIVFDTEVTAMTFDEQAATWSVQTAAGERYVASYVVAASGILSVPLQPDIAGIDDFAGVSLYTSRWPEEGHDLTGLRVGVIGTGSTGVQLIPVVAREAAQLYVFQRSAAYTLPWQVRPFAPGELDELKADYAAIRAAQREHPVGAARLSAFSVLIDMLGSPPIKSATREDQLRAIAEHGVLGALNWGDLFFDIEANQMATRLYGEAIAAIVRDPETAAALVPTHPFACKRPIIDQGYYETFNRDNVTLVDLRREPIRAVTPTGIETSGRTYDLDVIVYATGFDAMTGALSRIDVRGRDGVSLRQTWADQGPVSYLGLQVAGFPNLFTVQGPGSPSAATNFVAALEQHVEWIGDCIADLRKRGVRTIEALPTAQADWIEHTTALVAPTVLLHPTCNSWYNGGNVPGKKRMYMGYTGGIPEYRRRCDEIAAAGYTGFRLG; this is translated from the coding sequence ATGACCGAGACCCTCGACGCGGTGATCGTCGGCGCCGGGTTCTCGGGCCTGTACGCATTGCACTACCTGCGTGAGCGCGGTCTTTCCGTTCGCGTGGTGGAGGCCGCCGGCGACGTCGGCGGAACCTGGCTGGCTAACCGGTATCCGGGCGCACGCTGCGACATCGAAAGCATCGAATACTCCTACAGCTTCTCCGAGGAGATCCAGCAGGAGTGGTGCTGGACCGAGACGATGCCGGCCCAGCCCGAGATCCTGGCCTACCTGCGATTCGTGGCCGAGCGGCTCGACCTGCGTCGCGGCATCGTCTTCGACACCGAGGTCACCGCGATGACCTTCGACGAGCAGGCCGCCACCTGGTCGGTGCAGACCGCGGCGGGGGAGCGCTATGTCGCGTCCTACGTGGTCGCCGCCTCCGGCATCCTGTCGGTGCCGCTGCAACCCGACATCGCCGGTATCGACGACTTCGCCGGTGTCTCGCTGTACACCAGCCGGTGGCCCGAAGAGGGCCACGATCTGACCGGCCTACGGGTCGGGGTGATCGGCACCGGATCCACCGGTGTCCAACTGATCCCCGTCGTCGCCCGAGAAGCCGCACAGCTGTATGTCTTTCAGCGTTCGGCGGCCTACACCCTGCCGTGGCAGGTGCGCCCGTTCGCGCCCGGCGAACTCGACGAACTCAAGGCCGACTACGCCGCCATCCGCGCCGCGCAACGCGAGCACCCGGTGGGTGCCGCACGGCTCTCGGCGTTCTCGGTGCTCATCGACATGCTCGGCAGCCCGCCGATAAAGTCGGCGACCCGCGAAGACCAACTGCGCGCCATCGCCGAACACGGCGTGCTCGGGGCACTCAATTGGGGCGACCTGTTCTTCGACATCGAGGCCAACCAGATGGCCACCCGGCTTTACGGCGAAGCCATCGCCGCGATCGTGCGCGACCCGGAGACGGCGGCCGCATTGGTGCCCACCCATCCCTTCGCGTGCAAGCGGCCGATCATCGACCAGGGCTACTACGAAACGTTCAACCGCGACAACGTCACCCTGGTCGACCTTCGCCGGGAGCCGATCCGGGCGGTGACACCGACCGGGATCGAAACCTCCGGCCGCACCTACGACCTCGACGTGATCGTCTACGCCACCGGATTCGACGCCATGACCGGGGCGCTGTCGCGGATCGACGTCCGCGGCCGGGACGGGGTGTCGCTGCGGCAGACCTGGGCCGACCAGGGACCGGTGTCCTACCTGGGCCTGCAGGTGGCCGGGTTCCCCAACCTGTTCACCGTTCAGGGGCCCGGCAGCCCCAGTGCGGCCACCAATTTCGTCGCCGCCCTCGAACAACACGTGGAGTGGATCGGCGACTGCATCGCCGACCTGCGGAAGCGGGGAGTGCGGACCATCGAGGCGCTGCCCACCGCGCAAGCCGACTGGATCGAGCACACCACCGCGCTGGTGGCGCCGACCGTGCTGCTGCACCCGACCTGCAATTCCTGGTACAACGGCGGGAACGTGCCCGGCAAGAAGCGGATGTACATGGGCTACACCGGTGGCATCCCCGAATACCGACGCCGCTGCGATGAGATCGCCGCGGCCGGCTACACCGGATTCCGGCTCGGGTAG